One region of bacterium genomic DNA includes:
- the fmt gene encoding methionyl-tRNA formyltransferase has protein sequence MRILFMGTPDFALPSLEKIARSEYELIGVITQPDKPTGRSYKITPPKVKELAQKLNLKVWQPTSLKNKEGLELVKRLEPDLVIVVAFGKILSPEFLHIPKLGSINLHASLLPKYRGSAPIQRAIIQGETKTGVTVMWISEELDAGDIILQQEVEISFLDTAGTLSQKIASTGAELLLKAIKLIKEEKAPRIKQDTSQVSYAPKLNKEDGLINWKKTNLEIYNLIRGLNPFPGTHIYYKNQLLKVWETAIINEEGLPGQVLKILKDKGPVIGTGKGCLLIKQIQPANKKRLSGIEFVNGYRIKEGQIIGY, from the coding sequence ATGCGAATCCTTTTTATGGGCACACCTGACTTTGCCCTTCCTTCATTAGAAAAAATAGCCAGAAGTGAATATGAATTAATTGGCGTCATTACCCAACCTGATAAACCTACTGGCAGAAGTTATAAAATCACTCCACCAAAAGTGAAAGAATTAGCCCAAAAGTTAAATCTTAAAGTCTGGCAACCAACCTCATTAAAAAATAAAGAAGGATTGGAGCTCGTTAAACGACTTGAACCTGATTTAGTTATAGTCGTTGCCTTTGGCAAAATTCTATCACCCGAATTTTTGCACATACCTAAACTCGGAAGTATAAATTTGCATGCCTCTTTATTACCAAAATATCGTGGTTCAGCACCAATTCAACGGGCAATAATTCAAGGAGAAACTAAAACAGGTGTTACCGTTATGTGGATAAGTGAAGAATTAGACGCAGGAGATATTATCTTACAACAAGAAGTAGAAATCTCATTTCTTGACACCGCCGGAACATTATCACAAAAGATAGCTTCTACTGGCGCCGAACTCTTATTAAAGGCGATTAAACTAATTAAGGAAGAAAAAGCACCGCGGATAAAACAAGATACTTCTCAGGTAAGTTACGCTCCAAAATTAAACAAAGAAGATGGCTTGATTAATTGGAAAAAAACTAATCTGGAGATTTATAATCTTATCAGAGGTCTAAATCCATTCCCTGGAACACATATCTACTATAAAAATCAATTATTAAAGGTTTGGGAAACCGCAATAATAAATGAAGAAGGGTTACCTGGTCAGGTATTAAAGATTCTTAAAGATAAAGGACCTGTAATTGGAACAGGTAAAGGTTGCCTCTTGATAAAACAAATTCAGCCTGCTAATAAAAAAAGGTTATCAGGGATTGAATTTGTCAATGGCTATAGAATAAAAGAGGGGCAGATAATCGGTTATTAA
- a CDS encoding Lrp/AsnC ligand binding domain-containing protein has protein sequence MAVNAYILIEAEGGKVGNACLTIRNITGVKSANAVTGVYDIIALLEAENLEKLGEMVVSKIQTVNGIRRTQTAIIVPLEK, from the coding sequence ATGGCCGTCAATGCTTATATTTTAATTGAAGCAGAAGGTGGAAAAGTGGGAAATGCCTGTCTTACCATCAGAAATATTACTGGGGTTAAAAGTGCTAATGCCGTGACCGGGGTTTATGATATTATTGCCTTATTAGAAGCAGAAAACTTAGAAAAATTAGGTGAGATGGTTGTATCCAAGATTCAAACCGTAAATGGTATCCGAAGAACTCAAACGGCAATTATTGTTCCACTTGAAAAATAA